CGATGTCGCCCGACGCGACGCCCTCGCGCCACTCGGTGAGCGAGACGCTGCGCCGCACCACGGTGTGTCCGCGGTCCTCGGCCAGCTGCAGCAGCGAGTCGCGCGTGATGCCCGGAAGGATCGAGTCGGACTGCGGCGTGACGATCGTGCCGTCCTTGTGGACGAAGACGACGTTCATGCCGCCGAGCTCCTCGACGTTGCGGTCCTGGTCGAGGAAGACGACCTGGTCGCAGCCGTTCTCGTTCGCCTCGGCCTGGGGAAGAAGGCTCGCGGCGTAGTTGCCGCCGGTCTTGGCCGCGCCCGTGCCGCCCTTGCCGGCGCGCGCGTAGTCCTCGCTGAGCCAGATCGTGACCGGCTTGGCGCCGCCCTTGAAGTACGCGCCCACAGGGCTCGCGATCACGTAGTAGGCGACCTTCTGCGCCGGACGGACGCCGAGGAACGCCTCCTTGGCGAACATGAACGGACGCAGGTACAGGCTCTGGTCCTCACCCGACGGCACCCACGCCGCATCGACGGCGATGAGCTCGCGCAGCGACTGGATGAAGTACTCCACCGGCAGCTCGGGAAGGGCGAGGCGGCGTGCGCTGCTCTGGAGCCGCAGGCCGTTGCGGTCGGGGCGGAACGTGTGGACGGAGCCGTCGGCATGACGGTACGCCTTGATGCCCTCGAAGATCTCCTGGCCGTAGTGGAGCACGGCAGCCGCGGGGTCCAGCGAGATCGGGCCGTAGGGCTGGACCCGCGGGCGGTGCCAGCCACCGCGGCTCGACCAGCAGATGTCGACCATGTGGTCGGTGAAGACCGTGCCGAACGCGGGCGCGGCGAGGATCTCCTCCCGCTGGGCGGGCGACTTCGCGGCGAGGTTCTTCGTGACCGCGAACTCGAGCGGAGCGAGAGTCGTGTCGGAGTCGGTGAGTGTCATGTGTTCACGTCCTGGCTGGTGAGGGGTGGCGGCGACGCCGTCAGACCCCAAGATTACGCCTGGAGCCGGGTGCGGATCGCGTCGCCGACCTGTGCGGTGGTGCGTGAGGCGTCCCCGCGCTCGGCGATGTCCGTCTCGACGGCGCGCGTGATGCGCTGCGCCTCGCCCGTGAGCCCGAGGTGGTCGAGCATGAGGGCGACGGAGAGGATCGCGGCCGTGGGGTCGGCCTTCTGCTGTCCTGCGATGTCGGGCGCCGAACCGTGCACGGGCTCGAACATCGAGGGGAACGCGCCGTCGGGGTTGATGTTGCCCGAAGCGGCGAGGCCGATGCCACCGGTGACGGCGCCGGCCAGGTCGGTGAGGATGTCGCCGAAGAGGTTGTCGGTGACGATCACATCGAATCGGCCCGGGTTCGTGACCAGGAAGATGGTTGCCGCGTCGACGTGCAGATAGTCTACGGCGACCTCGGGGTGCTCCTGCGCCACCTGGTCGACGATGCGCTTCCACATGCCGCCGGCGTGCACGAGCACGTTGGTCTTGTGCACGAGGGTGAGCTTCTGCCGGCGCCGCTCGGCGAGGTCGAACGCGTAGCGCACGACGCGC
This region of Microbacterium thalassium genomic DNA includes:
- a CDS encoding branched-chain amino acid aminotransferase, with protein sequence MTLTDSDTTLAPLEFAVTKNLAAKSPAQREEILAAPAFGTVFTDHMVDICWSSRGGWHRPRVQPYGPISLDPAAAVLHYGQEIFEGIKAYRHADGSVHTFRPDRNGLRLQSSARRLALPELPVEYFIQSLRELIAVDAAWVPSGEDQSLYLRPFMFAKEAFLGVRPAQKVAYYVIASPVGAYFKGGAKPVTIWLSEDYARAGKGGTGAAKTGGNYAASLLPQAEANENGCDQVVFLDQDRNVEELGGMNVVFVHKDGTIVTPQSDSILPGITRDSLLQLAEDRGHTVVRRSVSLTEWREGVASGDIVEVFACGTAAVVAPIGVLKGRDFVDEQPIGELALSLREELTDIQYGRREDRHGWLVRLDA
- a CDS encoding 3-isopropylmalate dehydrogenase; amino-acid sequence: MSRTVKLAIIPGDGIGAEVVAEAEKVLDAVTEGSGVAFDKTRFSLGAARYLETGDTLTDADLDAIKEHDAILLGAVGGVPGDPRLKDANIERGLLLKLRFSLDHYVNLRPSKLYVGAPGPLADPGEIDFVVVREGTEGPYVGNGGSIRTGTAQEVANETSVNTAFGIERVVRYAFDLAERRRQKLTLVHKTNVLVHAGGMWKRIVDQVAQEHPEVAVDYLHVDAATIFLVTNPGRFDVIVTDNLFGDILTDLAGAVTGGIGLAASGNINPDGAFPSMFEPVHGSAPDIAGQQKADPTAAILSVALMLDHLGLTGEAQRITRAVETDIAERGDASRTTAQVGDAIRTRLQA